A window of Sphingobacterium sp. SRCM116780 contains these coding sequences:
- a CDS encoding alpha-L-fucosidase: MRTFIIVFLILTHSLMVGAQERPAKWFNDARFGLFLHWGLYSQTAGDWKGRPTTGGEHFMLHERIPLTEYAKIANDFNPTNFSADQWVNAAKDAGMKYVVITAKHHDGFAMFDSPSSDYNIVKRTPFAKDPMKELAKACKKYGLQLCFYYSLGRDWEDPDVPTNWPIKGGRSNTWDYPNEDAKDLSKYIERKVKPQLKELLTHYGPVGIIWFDTFELVNKQQSQEIRDLILSIQPNCIINNRIGNGYGDYTVVEQSLVNSSRKNWEACITMSANWGYNKHDTTWKSAEVLIRNLTEVASKGGNLLLNIGPKGDGTFPEESKKRLKEIGSWMDINGEAIYGTQAWKITGEGNDKLKEENLGRNEKQTLKDAVNDATSQDIVPDIRFTTKGKVVYVIVRNPSLKNIRVKSMGKLQDVEIKNARILGSKQKIRWQQNGEALSFDIPQNVKPGLPIYVLAVTIK, translated from the coding sequence ATGAGAACATTCATCATTGTATTTTTAATATTGACTCACAGCCTAATGGTTGGGGCACAGGAACGTCCCGCAAAGTGGTTTAACGATGCGCGCTTTGGGCTCTTTTTGCATTGGGGATTGTATTCCCAGACGGCAGGAGATTGGAAAGGTAGACCAACAACAGGAGGAGAGCATTTTATGTTGCATGAACGGATCCCATTGACTGAGTATGCTAAAATTGCTAATGATTTTAATCCTACTAATTTTTCAGCTGACCAATGGGTCAATGCTGCGAAGGATGCTGGAATGAAATATGTTGTCATTACAGCAAAGCATCATGATGGATTTGCAATGTTTGACTCTCCAAGCAGTGATTATAATATTGTTAAAAGGACGCCTTTTGCGAAGGATCCTATGAAAGAGCTAGCAAAGGCTTGTAAAAAATACGGACTTCAACTTTGTTTTTATTACTCGCTGGGCAGAGATTGGGAGGATCCGGATGTTCCTACAAATTGGCCCATTAAAGGAGGGAGAAGCAACACTTGGGATTATCCCAATGAAGATGCGAAAGATTTATCAAAATATATAGAACGTAAAGTCAAACCACAACTCAAAGAACTTTTAACACACTATGGTCCTGTCGGTATCATTTGGTTTGATACATTTGAGTTGGTAAATAAGCAACAAAGTCAAGAAATAAGAGATCTGATCTTATCTATCCAACCCAACTGTATTATCAATAACCGAATCGGTAACGGATATGGTGATTATACAGTTGTAGAACAGTCGCTTGTAAACAGTTCTCGGAAGAATTGGGAGGCTTGTATTACAATGAGTGCTAACTGGGGATATAACAAGCATGATACAACCTGGAAATCTGCTGAAGTCCTGATCCGAAACCTGACTGAGGTTGCTAGTAAAGGTGGAAACCTGTTGCTGAATATCGGTCCCAAGGGAGATGGTACATTTCCAGAAGAGAGTAAAAAGCGACTGAAGGAAATAGGGAGCTGGATGGATATTAATGGTGAGGCCATTTATGGAACACAGGCATGGAAGATAACAGGAGAAGGAAATGATAAGTTGAAAGAAGAGAATCTTGGTAGAAATGAAAAGCAAACATTGAAAGACGCGGTCAATGATGCTACTTCGCAGGATATCGTACCCGATATACGATTCACCACTAAAGGAAAAGTCGTTTATGTAATTGTACGGAATCCTTCTTTGAAAAACATCCGTGTGAAAAGTATGGGAAAATTACAAGATGTAGAAATCAAGAATGCCCGAATATTAGGAAGTAAGCAGAAGATTCGATGGCAGCAAAATGGTGAAGCATTGTCCTTTGATATACCGCAAAATGTGAAGCCAGGTTTGCCGATATATGTACTTGCAGTAACAATAAAATAG
- a CDS encoding SusC/RagA family TonB-linked outer membrane protein, translating to MKRKLPRSLYSSMYWKSVFPISCIILCAEPIQAFNVRKVVSLESNVQQTTISGKVVDAQGQPLVGVTVQEKGTHNSTSTNDAGAYIIQVQSTSSVLSFTYVGYESLELAANNAKRVELNLSNGALEEVVVVGYGTQKKVNLTGAIASVSGDVLKNRPINNIASGLQGTVPNLTITNSNGNPKGNPTINVRGTTSINGGGPLVLVDGVEMNLNLVNPNDVENVTVLKDAASAAIYGVRAAFGVVLITTKGAKGVNKTQLSYSGNVGFSQPSVFPEVVKKNYEHAEYINNAMLNAGLAVMYSEEEVDAMKAWTADPKNNPDYLILGGVYKYVGYNDWNKMLLKDFSPSQRHFVSASGGSEKTKFYSSVGYTGQDGMLKINNDKFERISTRLSVENQTTNWLKLGLKALYTRNNVDEPTQTYGNATWHQFVFTSPVRPFMWTGDSKYPQYDQFKGMYFDDQNPYSLLALGGRDKTNMNEIWNTFSADANILDGWTAHMDFNYNYSTSEYTYHKKKIDLVRANFLATEGNTANNYYRVYNSMKNYYAFNAFTQYEKTLGKHYLKGMVGYNQELTQTKYTDIYKYGQLNQEMPSLGLGTGTQTINESGYEWALRGGFFRLNYIFDNKYLFEVNGRYDGTSRFPKEDRFVFLPSFSAGWRVSEEKFMDWSNSFLNDLKLRGSYGRLGNQLLTSSDWVGNMGYYPYIPFMSNDVSGNNNYLFNNDRGTVINPPGLVDRNLSWEKASTLNFGVDVALFNSRLNAVFDIYTRKTSDMLTSIAYPEVLGAASPVQNIADLETKGYEFTLSWADKINSLNYKLSAVLGDSQGTITKFDNPTGSLTNYYVGQKIGEIWGYETLGFFKDAADVTAHASQAKLGSNWSAGDIKYADLNGDGEVSNGSNTLADPGDRRVIGNATPRYTYGFNADVDYKGFFVNLFVQGVGKRDYWPSGQAFWPVSTQYFTVQQWQYDNTWSEENTDAYFPKISARNTRNQSTQTKYLQDASYLRLKNLTIGYNFNKSLLEKIKMNNLQVYLSGENLFFLSKIKGNYDPESAPNNGAVAYPFSKTYSLGLSLSF from the coding sequence ATGAAAAGAAAATTACCCAGATCACTCTACTCCAGTATGTATTGGAAATCAGTTTTCCCAATCTCCTGTATTATTTTATGCGCCGAGCCAATACAGGCTTTTAATGTGCGTAAAGTTGTTTCTTTGGAAAGCAATGTTCAGCAAACTACAATCAGCGGTAAGGTTGTGGATGCACAAGGACAACCTTTAGTAGGTGTTACCGTTCAGGAGAAAGGTACCCACAATAGTACTTCTACGAATGATGCAGGAGCTTATATAATCCAGGTTCAATCCACAAGCTCTGTCCTGAGCTTTACCTATGTCGGTTACGAATCCTTAGAATTAGCTGCTAATAATGCCAAACGTGTTGAGCTGAACTTAAGTAATGGCGCATTGGAAGAGGTCGTAGTTGTGGGCTATGGAACACAAAAGAAAGTCAATCTGACTGGAGCAATTGCTTCAGTTTCTGGAGATGTCTTAAAAAATCGACCAATCAATAATATCGCAAGTGGTCTTCAAGGAACAGTTCCCAATCTGACGATTACTAACTCAAATGGTAATCCAAAAGGAAACCCAACGATCAACGTTCGCGGAACGACTTCTATCAATGGAGGTGGTCCATTGGTTCTGGTGGATGGTGTTGAGATGAATCTAAATTTAGTCAATCCCAATGATGTTGAGAATGTGACAGTTCTTAAGGATGCTGCATCTGCAGCTATTTATGGAGTTCGAGCTGCTTTTGGGGTAGTCTTGATTACCACTAAAGGAGCTAAGGGGGTAAACAAAACTCAACTTTCGTATTCAGGTAACGTAGGATTTTCTCAACCCAGTGTATTCCCAGAGGTGGTTAAAAAAAATTATGAGCATGCAGAGTATATCAATAATGCCATGCTAAATGCCGGACTAGCGGTAATGTATTCTGAAGAGGAAGTAGATGCGATGAAAGCTTGGACAGCCGATCCGAAGAATAATCCAGATTATCTAATCTTAGGTGGCGTATACAAATATGTCGGATATAATGATTGGAATAAAATGCTATTGAAGGACTTTTCTCCTTCACAGCGCCATTTCGTAAGTGCTTCTGGAGGAAGTGAAAAAACTAAATTCTATTCTTCCGTAGGCTATACAGGACAAGATGGCATGTTGAAAATCAACAATGACAAATTTGAGCGCATCAGCACTAGATTGAGTGTAGAAAACCAAACGACCAATTGGTTAAAACTGGGACTTAAAGCCCTATATACACGAAATAATGTCGATGAACCTACACAAACCTATGGCAATGCTACTTGGCATCAATTCGTATTTACGAGTCCTGTGAGACCTTTCATGTGGACAGGTGATAGCAAATACCCGCAGTATGATCAATTCAAAGGAATGTATTTTGATGATCAAAACCCTTATTCACTGCTTGCTTTAGGAGGAAGAGATAAAACCAATATGAATGAAATATGGAATACTTTTTCAGCTGATGCCAATATTTTAGATGGATGGACGGCACATATGGATTTCAATTATAATTATTCGACAAGTGAATATACCTACCATAAGAAAAAGATAGATCTGGTGAGAGCTAATTTTCTCGCTACAGAAGGAAACACCGCTAATAATTACTATAGGGTATATAATTCAATGAAGAATTACTATGCATTCAATGCCTTTACACAATATGAAAAGACATTGGGTAAGCATTATCTGAAAGGTATGGTAGGATACAATCAGGAATTAACCCAAACAAAGTACACAGATATTTATAAATATGGTCAACTAAATCAAGAAATGCCAAGTCTTGGATTGGGTACAGGTACACAAACTATTAATGAGTCTGGATACGAATGGGCTTTACGTGGTGGATTTTTTAGACTGAATTATATTTTTGATAATAAATACCTATTTGAAGTAAATGGTCGATATGATGGAACATCCAGATTTCCTAAAGAGGACAGATTTGTGTTCCTTCCTTCATTTTCTGCAGGATGGCGAGTTTCGGAAGAAAAATTCATGGATTGGTCGAACTCCTTTCTTAACGACCTAAAGTTAAGAGGTTCATATGGTCGATTAGGTAATCAGCTCCTGACATCTAGTGATTGGGTAGGAAATATGGGATACTATCCATACATTCCATTTATGTCTAATGATGTGTCAGGTAACAATAACTACCTTTTTAACAATGATCGTGGTACTGTGATCAATCCTCCTGGTTTGGTTGACAGAAATCTAAGCTGGGAAAAAGCCTCTACGCTCAATTTTGGTGTAGATGTCGCTTTATTTAATTCTAGATTAAATGCTGTTTTTGATATTTATACGCGTAAGACATCTGATATGTTGACTTCAATCGCCTATCCAGAAGTGTTGGGAGCAGCCTCTCCTGTACAAAATATCGCAGATCTGGAAACAAAAGGATATGAATTTACATTGTCTTGGGCCGATAAAATTAATAGCTTGAATTATAAACTATCTGCTGTATTAGGCGATTCGCAAGGTACAATTACAAAATTTGACAATCCTACAGGTTCATTGACCAATTATTATGTAGGTCAAAAAATTGGCGAAATATGGGGTTACGAAACACTTGGTTTTTTCAAAGATGCTGCGGATGTCACAGCTCATGCTTCACAGGCTAAACTTGGATCTAATTGGTCTGCAGGAGATATAAAATACGCAGATTTGAATGGAGATGGAGAAGTGAGCAACGGAAGTAACACGTTAGCTGATCCTGGAGACAGAAGAGTAATTGGTAATGCTACTCCACGTTATACATATGGTTTTAATGCCGACGTAGACTATAAAGGTTTCTTTGTGAATCTTTTCGTTCAGGGAGTTGGAAAGAGAGACTATTGGCCTTCAGGTCAAGCTTTTTGGCCTGTATCTACGCAGTATTTTACTGTGCAACAGTGGCAATATGATAATACTTGGAGTGAAGAAAATACAGATGCCTACTTTCCTAAGATATCAGCTAGAAACACGAGGAACCAAAGTACTCAAACGAAATATCTACAGGATGCTTCTTATTTGAGGTTGAAGAATCTGACAATTGGTTATAATTTTAATAAATCATTATTGGAGAAGATAAAAATGAATAATCTTCAAGTTTATCTGAGTGGAGAGAATCTTTTTTTCCTATCTAAGATTAAAGGAAACTATGATCCTGAGTCTGCTCCAAATAATGGGGCTGTAGCTTATCCTTTTTCAAAAACTTATTCTTTAGGTCTTAGTTTATCATTTTAA
- a CDS encoding RagB/SusD family nutrient uptake outer membrane protein: MKFKHIKLATLMGVFTLYSCNDNFLERYPTHDLNATSYWNTEEDLKSYTNGIYNSAADNSKYMFYLGFTNTAFGSATHAVVPFEVQSDNHASLASEHVTFAEVAAGRNVQPTNPDQGGWYWDLLRRINILLENYDKANIAQEVKNRYAGEAYFFRAWFYLDKVQRFGDVPYITKSLNVTDEEVFGARTPRKEVMNSVLKDIDQAIEFLPETWTNNRLNKYMALALKSRLCLYEGTFRKYHGLGDHELFLKASLEASKKIMDSKKYRIFNNGKPTEDYGTLFKTIELSTNPEIIMSRSYAKGVLTHNMSGYIATQNAGATKDFIDDFLVIDNDGLARPVGLSTSYDDSSIENVFKNRDKRLSQTVLNPVNENSVFKSNVGYPRLLGMGGNISATGYHLIKYFDFDQSQQGTNQDTDAPIFRYAEILLNYAEAAEELGQLDQSVLDATINQIRARAGMPNMLLNPVMDPKYAAEGISSNLVEIRRERRVELSYEKLRYHDLIRWKKGAYMAKKVLGMRFEESDRKSARYAKVAASVKTVEVNGKHYIDVYGNDNLGNRTFNEGKNYYFPIPVNVISKNPNITQNPLW; this comes from the coding sequence ATGAAATTTAAACATATAAAATTAGCTACGCTCATGGGCGTATTTACCTTGTATTCCTGCAATGACAATTTTCTTGAGCGTTACCCAACGCATGATCTAAATGCTACTTCCTATTGGAATACAGAGGAAGATTTGAAGTCATACACAAATGGTATATATAATAGTGCTGCAGATAATTCCAAATACATGTTTTATCTTGGCTTTACAAATACAGCATTTGGAAGTGCTACACATGCAGTTGTCCCTTTTGAAGTGCAATCTGACAATCATGCTTCATTAGCTTCAGAACACGTTACTTTTGCTGAGGTAGCTGCTGGTAGAAATGTACAGCCTACCAATCCAGATCAAGGTGGATGGTATTGGGATCTATTAAGACGAATTAATATTTTGCTGGAAAACTATGATAAAGCAAATATTGCTCAAGAGGTTAAGAATCGTTATGCAGGAGAAGCGTACTTTTTCCGGGCATGGTTCTATTTGGACAAAGTGCAGAGATTTGGAGATGTACCTTATATCACAAAGTCATTAAATGTTACGGACGAAGAGGTGTTTGGTGCAAGGACACCAAGAAAAGAAGTAATGAATTCGGTTCTGAAGGACATTGATCAGGCTATCGAATTTTTACCTGAAACCTGGACAAATAACAGATTGAATAAATACATGGCATTGGCTCTGAAATCAAGATTGTGTCTATACGAAGGTACTTTTAGAAAATACCATGGACTAGGGGATCATGAGTTATTCTTGAAGGCATCTCTGGAAGCCTCTAAGAAGATCATGGACAGTAAGAAGTATAGAATCTTTAACAACGGCAAACCTACAGAGGATTACGGTACATTATTTAAGACAATAGAATTGTCTACCAATCCAGAGATTATTATGAGTAGAAGCTATGCGAAGGGAGTCCTTACGCATAATATGTCTGGATATATAGCGACTCAGAATGCTGGTGCAACGAAAGACTTTATAGACGATTTTTTAGTGATTGATAATGATGGTTTAGCTCGTCCTGTTGGATTAAGTACTTCTTATGATGATTCTAGCATTGAAAATGTATTTAAAAATCGAGACAAACGTCTTTCACAGACAGTGTTAAATCCTGTTAATGAAAATTCGGTGTTTAAATCAAATGTAGGATATCCAAGATTATTAGGTATGGGTGGAAACATAAGTGCAACAGGCTATCACTTAATTAAGTACTTTGATTTTGATCAGAGTCAACAGGGAACCAATCAGGATACTGACGCACCAATATTTAGATATGCGGAGATTTTACTCAACTATGCCGAGGCAGCTGAAGAGCTGGGGCAACTGGATCAATCGGTTCTGGACGCGACTATCAATCAGATAAGAGCAAGAGCAGGAATGCCAAATATGTTATTAAATCCAGTGATGGATCCGAAATATGCTGCTGAAGGGATTTCCTCCAATTTAGTTGAGATCAGAAGGGAGAGACGTGTGGAATTAAGCTATGAAAAATTGAGATATCATGATCTGATCCGCTGGAAGAAAGGAGCCTATATGGCTAAAAAAGTACTGGGAATGCGATTTGAAGAGAGTGATCGTAAGAGTGCGAGGTATGCCAAAGTTGCGGCTTCTGTAAAAACAGTGGAAGTCAATGGAAAACATTACATTGATGTCTACGGAAATGACAATTTGGGTAACCGTACTTTTAATGAAGGTAAAAACTATTATTTCCCGATCCCTGTCAATGTGATTTCAAAAAATCCTAATATTACACAAAATCCTCTTTGGTAA